One stretch of Microvirga lotononidis DNA includes these proteins:
- a CDS encoding acetyl-CoA C-acetyltransferase, with the protein MAGDRIVIVGAARTPVGSFNGAFANTPAHELGAVAIKAALERAKVEGGEVDEVILGQILTAGQGQNPARQAAMAAGVPQEKTAWGLNQLCGSGLRTVAIGMQQIANGDAAIIVAGGQESMSLAPHAAHMRAGTKMGDFKLVDTMLKDGLMDAFHGYHMGNTAENVAQRWQLTREEQDQFATGSQNKAEAAQKEGRFKDEITPVTISSRKGDIVVDQDEYIRAGTTVESLAKLRPAFSKDGTVTAGNASGINDGAAAIVLMTEAEAEKRGLTPLARIASWATAGVDPAIMGTGPIPSSRKALEKAGWKVSDLELVEANEAFAAQALAVNKDMGWDPAIVNVNGGAIAIGHPIGASGARVLVTLLHEMGRRNAKKGLATLCIGGGMGVAMCLER; encoded by the coding sequence ATGGCCGGAGATAGGATCGTCATCGTCGGCGCGGCACGCACCCCCGTCGGCTCGTTCAACGGCGCCTTCGCCAATACCCCGGCTCATGAGCTCGGCGCCGTCGCTATCAAGGCTGCCCTCGAGCGCGCCAAGGTCGAAGGCGGAGAAGTGGACGAGGTGATCCTCGGCCAGATCCTCACCGCAGGCCAGGGCCAGAACCCGGCCCGCCAAGCCGCCATGGCGGCGGGCGTCCCGCAGGAAAAGACTGCCTGGGGCCTCAACCAGCTCTGCGGCTCGGGCCTGCGCACGGTCGCCATCGGCATGCAGCAGATCGCCAACGGCGATGCCGCCATCATCGTGGCGGGCGGACAGGAATCCATGTCGCTGGCGCCTCACGCTGCCCATATGCGGGCCGGCACCAAGATGGGCGATTTCAAGCTCGTGGACACCATGCTCAAGGACGGCCTGATGGATGCCTTCCACGGCTACCACATGGGCAACACCGCCGAGAACGTGGCCCAGCGCTGGCAGCTCACCCGCGAGGAGCAGGACCAGTTCGCCACCGGCTCCCAGAACAAGGCGGAGGCCGCCCAGAAGGAAGGCCGCTTCAAGGACGAGATCACCCCTGTGACGATTTCCTCCCGCAAGGGGGACATCGTCGTGGACCAGGACGAGTACATCCGCGCCGGCACCACGGTCGAATCGTTGGCCAAGCTCCGCCCCGCCTTCTCCAAGGACGGTACGGTGACGGCCGGCAACGCCTCGGGCATCAATGACGGTGCTGCCGCCATCGTGCTGATGACGGAGGCCGAGGCCGAGAAGCGCGGCCTGACCCCGCTCGCCCGCATCGCCTCCTGGGCGACCGCCGGCGTGGATCCGGCCATCATGGGCACGGGCCCGATCCCGTCCTCGCGCAAGGCGCTGGAGAAGGCTGGCTGGAAGGTGTCCGACCTCGAACTCGTCGAGGCCAACGAGGCCTTCGCCGCCCAGGCGCTCGCCGTCAACAAGGATATGGGCTGGGATCCGGCCATCGTGAACGTGAACGGCGGCGCCATCGCCATCGGCCACCCGATTGGCGCGTCGGGCGCCCGGGTGCTCGTGACCCTGCTTCACGAAATGGGCCGACGCAACGCCAAGAAGGGTCTCGCCACCCTCTGCATCGGCGGCGGCATGGGCGTCGCCATGTGCCTCGAGCGCTGA
- the phaR gene encoding polyhydroxyalkanoate synthesis repressor PhaR, with protein MATDKQPTIIKKYANRRLYHTGTSTYVTLEDLAGMVRKGEDFVVYDAKSGEEITRSVLAQIIFEQENKEGPNLLPVTVLRQLIRFYGDSMQALVPSYLEFSMNNLSQEQQKLREQMAQTFGPGAFQAMEEQVRKNMGFFTEAMRMFSPFPQASSGTSETKPAAKSEETNDLDRLKQQMADMQAKLDKLATK; from the coding sequence ATGGCGACGGACAAACAACCGACGATCATCAAGAAATATGCCAACCGCCGCCTCTACCACACGGGCACATCCACCTACGTGACGCTGGAAGATCTGGCCGGCATGGTGCGCAAAGGCGAAGACTTCGTGGTCTATGACGCGAAGTCCGGCGAGGAGATCACCCGCTCGGTCCTGGCGCAGATCATCTTCGAGCAGGAGAACAAGGAAGGGCCGAACCTCCTGCCCGTCACGGTGCTCCGCCAGCTGATCCGCTTCTACGGCGACAGCATGCAGGCCTTGGTGCCCAGCTACCTCGAATTTTCCATGAACAACCTGTCCCAGGAACAGCAGAAGCTCCGCGAGCAGATGGCGCAGACCTTCGGGCCCGGGGCCTTTCAGGCCATGGAGGAGCAGGTGCGCAAGAACATGGGCTTCTTCACGGAAGCAATGCGCATGTTCTCGCCTTTCCCTCAGGCGTCGTCCGGGACGTCCGAGACGAAGCCGGCGGCCAAGAGCGAGGAAACGAACGATCTCGACCGCCTGAAGCAGCAGATGGCCGACATGCAGGCCAAGCTCGACAAGCTGGCCACCAAATAG
- a CDS encoding arylamine N-acetyltransferase family protein: MISVERYLDRIGHRGALIATEDTLASLHAAHSEAIPFENLDIHLGKALSSDIAALFAKMVLHRRGGYCFEQNGLFAAMLERIGFKVRPVLGRTTFGAKAPRPRGHLLSLVETGGRTWIADVGFGGHGLLEPVPFEMGRSHRAGGETYRVIASGNRGLELEMQTPDGWVSLYWFDEMPCYPVDVDVMNFYHSHSMDSFFYNNRVVASARRDRRLMLTNNEMKIVRGGDVEIRLIEDEATYLRVLLDDFDIELPPDAHAELRPHPSIGPASQVA; encoded by the coding sequence ATGATTTCCGTTGAACGATACCTTGATCGCATCGGCCATCGCGGAGCGCTGATTGCAACCGAGGACACGCTGGCGTCGCTGCATGCGGCTCACAGCGAAGCCATCCCTTTCGAGAATCTCGACATTCACCTCGGCAAGGCGCTTTCCAGCGACATCGCGGCGCTTTTCGCAAAGATGGTGCTCCACAGGCGGGGCGGATACTGCTTCGAGCAGAACGGCCTGTTCGCCGCGATGCTGGAAAGGATCGGCTTCAAGGTACGGCCGGTTCTGGGCCGGACGACTTTCGGCGCCAAGGCTCCGCGCCCGCGAGGACATCTTCTCTCGCTGGTGGAGACGGGCGGGCGGACGTGGATTGCCGATGTGGGATTCGGGGGGCACGGGCTTCTTGAACCGGTGCCGTTCGAAATGGGCCGTTCACATCGGGCCGGAGGCGAAACCTACCGCGTGATCGCCTCAGGCAATAGGGGCCTCGAACTGGAGATGCAGACCCCGGACGGGTGGGTCTCTCTCTATTGGTTCGACGAGATGCCTTGCTATCCGGTCGATGTGGACGTGATGAATTTCTATCACTCGCATTCGATGGATTCGTTCTTCTACAACAACCGCGTCGTTGCTTCGGCGCGGCGGGACCGCCGCCTGATGTTGACCAACAACGAGATGAAGATCGTTCGCGGCGGCGATGTCGAGATCCGGCTCATAGAGGATGAAGCAACCTATCTGAGAGTTCTGCTGGATGACTTCGATATCGAGCTCCCGCCGGATGCTCATGCCGAGTTGAGACCCCACCCCTCGATCGGGCCCGCCAGCCAAGTGGCCTGA
- a CDS encoding GGDEF domain-containing phosphodiesterase translates to MATKGQGRTGLFKGVSRPRRQASRSPLRSTASLTYAWDLQSDALTWGPGAAEILGVPAKDLPKTGQGFSHMIEPGCGLSRRDAIASAEARGGAYETRYALRFEPDRVTMVEDAGRWQPDIHGHPAFARGQLRLDPVPSARDLLPAMLKQRSELLCSIQNGINEALRVSQTCTLIVGALDDAGADAMTEIARKVRPMMRRHDLFTILEPQRFALTLTCCPAADAPSAMKRLAGLIEDHPAVASLNLGAACAPDHTFKATKLLRFAEQALASSLEHGEACRLYDARPKAPSPAAEQAPFDWVDALNSRSLALACQPVVEAQSRVPALMQAYAALAGSGDHPLLLGPVPKLKDTNLALLVDGRMLELAADHLRDHPDRRLALPVSVRTLQDAEWLPMLAAHLGARPGIESRLIVEVPEAALAEPRAVLGRLHAMKALGVGLALNGFGAGYVTQDQLRMLPVDILKIDGVFIQPLKRSTDDRLTVRTLIDRAQHLGIATAAEWVDDEATAHLLSAWGVDYLEGALFGEPEIVAQPLSLRRMLKKAAM, encoded by the coding sequence ATGGCGACGAAGGGGCAGGGCCGGACGGGGCTTTTCAAGGGCGTTTCCCGGCCGCGACGCCAAGCCTCGCGGAGCCCTTTGCGCTCCACGGCGAGCCTCACCTATGCCTGGGATCTGCAATCCGACGCCCTGACCTGGGGGCCCGGCGCGGCCGAAATCCTCGGCGTGCCGGCGAAAGATCTGCCGAAGACGGGCCAAGGCTTCTCCCACATGATCGAACCCGGCTGCGGGTTGTCCCGCCGGGACGCCATTGCCTCTGCCGAGGCTCGGGGCGGCGCCTACGAAACCCGGTATGCCCTGCGCTTCGAACCCGACCGGGTGACGATGGTCGAGGACGCGGGACGCTGGCAGCCGGATATCCATGGACACCCGGCCTTCGCCCGTGGCCAGTTGCGCCTCGACCCGGTTCCGAGTGCGCGGGATCTGCTGCCCGCGATGCTGAAACAGCGCTCGGAGCTCCTGTGCAGCATCCAGAACGGCATCAATGAAGCCCTGAGAGTGTCCCAGACCTGCACCCTGATCGTCGGGGCCCTCGACGATGCGGGGGCCGACGCGATGACGGAGATCGCCCGGAAGGTGCGTCCGATGATGCGCCGCCATGACCTCTTCACCATCCTCGAGCCCCAGCGCTTCGCCCTGACCCTGACCTGCTGCCCGGCCGCCGATGCTCCGAGCGCCATGAAGCGCCTCGCCGGGCTCATCGAGGATCACCCGGCCGTTGCCTCGCTGAACCTGGGAGCGGCCTGTGCGCCGGACCATACCTTCAAGGCCACCAAGCTGCTGCGCTTCGCCGAGCAGGCCCTGGCCTCGAGTCTCGAGCACGGGGAAGCCTGCAGGCTCTACGACGCGCGCCCGAAGGCTCCCTCGCCGGCGGCGGAGCAGGCCCCGTTCGACTGGGTCGACGCCCTCAACAGCCGGAGCCTCGCTCTTGCCTGCCAGCCGGTGGTGGAGGCCCAAAGCCGTGTGCCTGCCCTGATGCAGGCCTATGCCGCCCTCGCGGGCTCTGGAGACCACCCGCTCCTGCTCGGCCCGGTGCCGAAGCTCAAGGACACGAACCTCGCCCTCCTCGTCGACGGGCGCATGCTGGAGCTGGCGGCCGATCACCTGAGAGACCATCCCGATCGGCGTCTGGCGCTGCCGGTCTCCGTCAGGACCCTGCAGGATGCCGAATGGCTGCCCATGCTGGCGGCCCATCTCGGTGCCCGGCCCGGCATCGAGTCGCGCCTCATCGTCGAAGTTCCCGAGGCTGCCCTGGCCGAGCCACGGGCCGTTCTGGGCCGCCTCCATGCCATGAAGGCCTTAGGCGTCGGCCTCGCGCTCAACGGCTTCGGGGCAGGCTACGTGACGCAGGATCAACTGCGGATGCTGCCCGTCGACATTCTCAAGATCGACGGCGTCTTCATCCAGCCGCTCAAGCGCTCGACCGACGACCGCCTCACCGTCAGGACCCTGATCGACAGGGCCCAGCACCTCGGCATCGCCACGGCGGCGGAATGGGTGGATGACGAGGCCACCGCCCACCTGCTCTCCGCCTGGGGCGTGGATTACCTGGAGGGGGCCCTGTTCGGGGAGCCGGAGATCGTCGCGCAGCCCCTGAGCCTCCGGCGGATGCTGAAAAAGGCCGCGATGTAA